In a single window of the Mustela nigripes isolate SB6536 chromosome 17, MUSNIG.SB6536, whole genome shotgun sequence genome:
- the AARS1 gene encoding alanine--tRNA ligase, cytoplasmic, with amino-acid sequence MDSTLTASEIRQRFIDFFKRNEHTYVHSSATIPLDDPTLLFANAGMNQFKPIFLNTIDPSHPMAKLSRAANTQKCIRAGGKHNDLDDVGKDVYHHTFFEMLGSWSFGDYFKELACKMALELLTQEFGIPVERLYVTYFGGDEAAGLEPDLECKQIWQNLGLDDSKILPGNMKDNFWEMGDTGPCGPCSEIHYDRIGGRDAAHLVNQDDPNVLEIWNLVFIQYNRESDGILKPLPKKSIDTGMGLERLVSVLQNKMSNYDTDLFVPYFEAIQKGTGARPYSGKVGADDADGIDMAYRVLADHARTITVALADGGRPDNTGRGYVLRRILRRAVRYSHEKLNASRGFFATLVDVVVQSLGDAFPELKKDPDMVKDIINEEEVQFLKTLSRGRRILDRKIQSLGDCKTIPGDTAWLLYDTYGFPVDLTGLIAEEKGLVVDMDGFEEERKLAQLKSQGKGAGGEDLIMLDIYAIEELREKGLEATDDSPKYNYHSDSSGSYAFESAVATVMALRRDKMFVEEVCTGQECGVVLDKTCFYAEQGGQIYDEGYLVKVEDNSEDKTEFTVKNAQVRGGYVLHIGTVYGSLRVGDQVRLFIDEPRRRPIMSNHTATHILNFALRSVLGEADQRGSLVAPDRLRFDFTAKGAMSTQQIKKAEEIANQMIEAAKPVYTQDCPLAAAKAIQGLRAVFDETYPDPVRVVSIGVPVSELLDDPSGPAGSLTSIEFCGGTHLRNSSHAGTFVIVSEEAIAKGIRRIVAVTGAEAQKALRKAESLKNSLSVMEAKVKAQTAPNKDVQREIADLGEALATAVIPQWQKDEFRENLKSLKKIMDDLDRASKADVQKRVLEKTKQLIDSNPNQPLVILEMESGASAKALNEALKLFKTHSPQTSAMLFTVDNEAGKITCLCQVPQNAANRGLKASEWVQQVSGLMDGKGGGKDVSAQATGKNVGCLQEALELATSFAQLRLGDVKN; translated from the exons ttcAAACCCATCTTTCTGAACACTATTGACCCATCTCACCCCATGGCCAAGCTGAGCAGAGCTGCCAATACCCAGAAGTGCATCCGGGCTGGGGGCAAACACAACGACCTGGATGACGTGGGCAAGGATGTCTATCATCACACCTTCTTTGAGATGCTGGGCTCCTGGTCTTTCGGAGATTACTTCAAG GAATTGGCATGTAAGATGGCTTTGGAGCTTCTCACCCAAGAGTTTGGCATTCCAGTTGAGAGGCTTTATGTTACTTACTTTGGTGGGGATGAAGCAGCTGGCTTAGAACCAGACCTGGAGTGCAAACAGATCTGGCAAAACTTGGG GCTGGATGACTCCAAAATCCTCCCTGGCAACATGAAGGATAACTTCTGGGAGATGGGTGACACGGGCCCATGTGGTCCCTGCAGTGAGATTCACTATGACCGGATTGGTGGCCGGGATGCTGCACACCTCGTCAACCAGGATGACCCCAACGTGCTGGAGATTTGGAACCTTGTGTTCATCCAGTATAACAG GGAAAGCGATGGCATTTTGAAACCTCTTCCTAAGAAAAGCATCGACACAGGGATGGGCCTGGAGCGACTGGTGTCTGTACTGCAGAATAAGATGTCCAACTATGACACTGACCTTTTTGTTCCTTACTTCGAAGCCATTCAGAAG GGCACAGGTGCCCGGCCGTACTCGGGGAAAGTTGGTGCCGATGATGCTGATGGGATCGATATGGCCTACCGGGTGCTGGCTGACCATGCCCGGACCATCACCGTGGCACTGGCTGATGGCGGCCGACCTGACAACACAGGGCGGGG GTATGTGTTGAGACGGATTCTCCGCCGGGCGGTCCGATATTCCCATGAGAAACTCAATGCCAGCAGGGGGTTCTTTGCCACGTTAGTAGATGTTGTCGTCCAGTCGTTG GGTGATGCATTTCCTGAGCTCAAGAAGGACCCAGATATGGTGAAGGACATCATAAATGAAGAAGAAGTGCAGTTTCTTAAGACTCTCAGCAGAGGGCGCCGCATCTTGGACAGGAAAATTCAGAGCCTGGGAGACTGTAAAACCATTCCTG GGGACACTGCTTGGCTCCTCTATGACACCTATGGGTTTCCAGTGGATCTCACAGGACTGATTGCTGAAGAGAagggcctggtggtggatatGGATGGATTTGAAGAGGAGAGGAAACTGGCCCAG CTGAAATCACAGGGCAAGGGAGCTGGAGGGGAAGACCTCATTATGCTGGACATCTATGCTATTGAAGAGCTCCGGGAGAAGGGTCTGGAAGCAACAGATGATTCCCCAAAGTATAATTACCATTCGGACTCCAGTGGGAGCTATG CATTTGAAAGTGCGGTGGCGACAGTGATGGCTCTGCGCAGGGACAAGATGTTTGTGGAGGAAGTGTGCACGGGCCAGGAGTGTGGAGTGGTGCTGGACAAGACCTGTTTCTATGCCGAGCAAGGCGGGCAGATCTATGATGAAGGCTACCTGGTGAAGGTCGAGGACAACAGTGAAGAT AAAACAGAATTCACAGTGAAGAACGCTCAGGTGCGAGGAGGGTACGTGCTGCACATAGGGACCGTCTATGGCAGCCTAAGAGTCGGGGACCAGGTCCGGCTGTTTATTGATGAG CCCCGACGGAGGCCCATCATGAGCAACCACACGGCCACGCACATCCTGAACTTCGCCCTGCGCTCCGTGCTTGGGGAAGCGGACCAGAGAGGCTCCCTGGTTGCTCCCGACCGCCTTCGGTTTGACTTCACTGCCAAGGGAGCCATGTCCACCCAGCAGATCAAGAAGGCCGAAGAGATAGCCAACCAGATGATTGAGGCAGCCAAG CCTGTCTACACCCAGGATTGTCCCCTGGCAGCAGCTAAAGCCATCCAGGGCCTACGGGCTGTGTTTGATGAAACCTACCCTGACCCTGTGCGAGTCGTCTCCATTGGGGTCCCCGTGTCCGAGCTGCTAGATGACCCCTCTGGCCCTGCTGGCTCACTCACTTCCATTGAGTTCTGTGGGGGAAC GCACCTGCGGAATTCAAGTCACGCAGGCACTTTTGTGATTGTGAGTGAAGAAGCTATTGCCAAGGGCATCCGGAGGATCGTTGCCGTCACGGGGGCCGAAGCCCAGAAG GCCCTCAGGAAAGCAGAGAGCTTGAAGAACTCTCTCTCGGTCATGGAGGCCAAAGTGAAGGCTCAGACTGCGCCAAATAAGGACGTGCAGAGGGAGATCGCTGACCTTGGTGAG GCCCTGGCCACTGCAGTCATCCCCCAGTGGCAGAAGGATGAATTCCGGGAGAATCTCAAATCCCTGAAGAAGATCATGGATGACCTAGACCGGGCTAGCAAAGCCGATGTTCAGAAGCGC GTGTTGGAGAAGACAAAGCAGCTCATCGACAGCAACCCCAACCAGCCCCTTGTCATCTTGGAGATGGAGAGCGGCGCCTCGGCCAAG GCCCTGAATGAAGCCTTGAAGCTCTTCAAGACACATTCCCCTCAGACCTCTGCCATGCTCTTCACAGTGGACAATGAAGCTGGCAAGATCACGTGCCTGTGTCAAGTCCCCCAG aatgcaGCCAACCGGGGCCTGAAAGCCAGTGAGTGGGTGCAGCAGGTGTCCGGCCTGATGGACGGCAAGGGTGGTGGCAAAGATGTGTCAGCTCAGGCCACAGGCAAGAATGTGGGCTGCCTGCAGGAGGCGCTGGAGCTGGCCACTTCCTTTGCGCAGCTCCGCCTGGGAGATGTGAAGaactga